A stretch of the Haloarcula ordinaria genome encodes the following:
- a CDS encoding S26 family signal peptidase, translating into MDDEGRTAERDDRAGGAVGHLVTDVGNAVVAVALVGLFLFAVSGVWPPLVAIESPSMTPNIETGDMVFVMEPERFAGPDARHGVVTAAAGDATGYVAFGRSGDVIVFRPDGDRQATPIIHRAMLWVDVGENWYDRADPNAVGTAGDCDALRNCPAPHSGFVTQGDFNTEYDQVGTTSTVVRPSWVVGTGEVRLPGLGWLRLRSQVVTGGQPTAGETAESTASGSVNHTVAGRTAES; encoded by the coding sequence ATGGACGACGAGGGGCGGACCGCCGAACGCGACGACCGCGCTGGGGGAGCGGTCGGTCACCTGGTCACCGACGTGGGCAACGCGGTCGTCGCCGTCGCACTCGTCGGCCTGTTCCTCTTCGCCGTCAGCGGGGTCTGGCCCCCGCTCGTGGCTATCGAGAGCCCCAGCATGACGCCCAACATCGAGACGGGAGACATGGTGTTCGTGATGGAGCCCGAACGGTTCGCCGGACCGGACGCACGGCACGGCGTCGTGACCGCGGCCGCCGGTGACGCGACCGGCTACGTCGCGTTCGGCCGATCTGGCGACGTCATCGTCTTCAGACCCGACGGCGACAGGCAGGCGACGCCCATCATCCACCGGGCGATGCTGTGGGTCGACGTGGGGGAGAACTGGTACGACCGCGCGGACCCGAACGCCGTCGGCACGGCCGGCGATTGCGACGCCCTCCGGAACTGCCCGGCCCCCCACAGCGGCTTCGTGACACAGGGAGACTTCAACACCGAGTACGACCAGGTCGGCACCACCAGCACCGTGGTCCGGCCGTCGTGGGTGGTCGGGACCGGCGAAGTCCGCCTCCCCGGCCTGGGGTGGCTCCGCCTGCGCTCGCAGGTGGTGACCGGGGGCCAGCCGACCGCGGGCGAAACGGCGGAGTCGACGGCGTCTGGCTCGGTAAATCACACCGTCGCGGGTCGGACAGCGGAAAGTTGA
- a CDS encoding S26 family signal peptidase: protein MVYVADVVSSASAVLLVGLLLFAVSGVWPPLVAIESPSMEPHIDTGDLVFVMEEDRFPGPNARHGVTTAAGSRSYVRFQETGDVIVYAPDGNRRTTPIIHRAMLWVDEGENWYDRADPQDRGSAQSCADLTNCPAPHSGFITKGDNNARYDQVGSAVISAPVKPQWVVGTAELRVPFLGQIRLRWNQAAGQQFSDAGSGSVENVTNGRAGALEAGA from the coding sequence ATGGTGTACGTGGCCGACGTCGTCAGCAGCGCCAGCGCCGTCCTCCTGGTCGGCCTGCTGCTGTTCGCCGTCAGCGGGGTCTGGCCCCCGCTCGTGGCTATCGAGAGCCCCAGCATGGAACCGCACATCGACACGGGTGACCTCGTGTTCGTCATGGAGGAAGACCGGTTTCCCGGCCCGAACGCGCGCCACGGCGTGACGACCGCGGCCGGTTCGCGTTCGTACGTTCGGTTCCAGGAGACCGGCGACGTCATCGTCTACGCACCGGACGGGAACAGGCGGACGACGCCCATCATCCACCGGGCGATGCTGTGGGTCGACGAAGGGGAGAACTGGTACGACCGCGCGGACCCGCAGGATAGGGGGAGCGCACAGAGCTGTGCCGACCTGACGAACTGCCCGGCTCCCCACAGCGGATTCATCACGAAAGGCGACAACAACGCTCGCTACGACCAGGTCGGGTCGGCGGTCATCAGCGCGCCGGTGAAACCCCAGTGGGTCGTCGGCACCGCGGAACTGCGGGTGCCGTTCCTGGGCCAGATTCGGCTCCGGTGGAACCAGGCGGCCGGTCAGCAGTTTTCGGATGCCGGGAGCGGGAGCGTCGAAAACGTGACGAACGGGCGCGCAGGCGCACTCGAAGCCGGGGCCTGA
- a CDS encoding Cdc6/Cdc18 family protein, with translation MTDESNERDADDDSTSGATSGDLGQLRADDESPSFGSADRADAPDLDDIVLDNLETGGEDTSDEASRGLFDDLLEGEPIFENKEVLRPSYTPHKLPHREEQINNMATILVTALRGDTPSNILIYGKTGTGKTASAKFVSEELETTSQKYEVPCEVEYINCEVTDTQYRVLAQLANKFINKNLDVIDDKLEDLTDLRSHARDDPSALADTAFGSVEALEDEIASLEADRDEFEEVPMTGWPTDRVYSSFFDAVDYHERVVVIMLDEIDKLVEKSGDDTLYNLSRMNSELEKSRVSIMGISNDLKFTDFLDPRVKSSLGEEEIVFPPYDANQLRDILQARADVAFKGDALSDDVIPLCAAFAAQEHGDARRALDLLRTAGELAERDQTDDVEEDHVRQAQEKIELDRVVEVVRTLPTQSKIVLFAIILLEKNGVRNINTGEVFNIYKNLCEEIDADVLTQRRVTDLISELDMLGIVNAVVVSKGRYGRTKEISLSVPTDETEAVLLSDSRLGDIEDVQPFVQARFDN, from the coding sequence ATGACTGACGAATCCAACGAACGTGACGCCGACGACGACTCCACCAGTGGCGCGACGTCCGGGGATCTCGGCCAGCTACGTGCGGATGACGAATCGCCGAGTTTCGGCTCTGCTGACCGGGCGGACGCGCCGGACCTCGATGACATCGTGCTCGACAACCTCGAGACAGGTGGCGAGGACACCTCTGACGAGGCCTCCCGCGGACTGTTCGACGACCTGCTCGAGGGCGAGCCCATCTTCGAGAACAAGGAGGTGCTCCGTCCGTCCTACACCCCGCACAAGCTCCCGCACCGCGAGGAGCAGATCAACAACATGGCGACGATCCTCGTCACGGCCCTCCGGGGCGATACGCCGTCGAACATCCTCATCTACGGGAAGACCGGGACGGGCAAGACGGCCAGTGCGAAGTTCGTCAGCGAGGAACTGGAGACCACGTCCCAGAAGTACGAGGTCCCCTGTGAGGTCGAGTACATCAACTGCGAGGTGACCGACACCCAGTACCGGGTGCTCGCCCAGCTCGCGAACAAGTTCATCAACAAGAACTTAGATGTCATCGACGACAAGCTCGAGGACCTCACCGACCTCCGCTCCCATGCGCGAGACGACCCCTCGGCGCTCGCCGACACCGCTTTCGGGTCGGTCGAGGCGCTCGAGGACGAGATCGCGTCGCTCGAAGCGGACCGCGACGAGTTCGAGGAGGTACCGATGACCGGGTGGCCGACCGACCGGGTGTACTCCTCTTTCTTCGACGCCGTCGACTACCACGAACGCGTGGTCGTCATCATGCTCGACGAGATCGACAAGCTCGTCGAGAAGTCCGGAGACGACACGCTGTACAACCTCTCGCGCATGAACTCCGAACTGGAGAAGTCCCGGGTCTCCATCATGGGCATCTCGAACGACCTGAAGTTCACCGACTTCCTGGACCCTCGCGTCAAGTCGAGTCTCGGCGAGGAGGAGATTGTCTTCCCGCCCTACGATGCCAACCAGTTGCGGGACATCCTCCAGGCGCGTGCCGACGTCGCGTTCAAGGGTGACGCGCTCTCCGACGACGTCATCCCGCTGTGTGCGGCCTTCGCCGCACAGGAACACGGGGACGCTCGTCGGGCGCTCGACCTGCTCCGGACGGCCGGCGAACTCGCCGAACGCGACCAGACCGACGACGTCGAGGAGGACCACGTCCGGCAGGCCCAGGAGAAGATCGAGCTCGACCGCGTCGTCGAGGTCGTCAGGACGCTCCCGACCCAGTCGAAGATCGTCCTCTTTGCCATCATCCTCCTGGAGAAGAACGGCGTCCGGAATATCAACACCGGCGAGGTGTTCAACATCTACAAGAACCTCTGTGAGGAGATCGACGCCGACGTGCTGACCCAGCGCCGCGTGACGGACCTCATCTCCGAACTCGACATGCTGGGCATCGTCAACGCTGTCGTCGTCTCGAAGGGGCGCTACGGCCGGACGAAGGAAATCTCGCTGTCGGTCCCGACCGACGAGACCGAAGCCGTGTTGCTCTCTGACTCCAGACTCGGCGACATCGAGGACGTCCAGCCGTTCGTCCAGGCTCGCTTCGACAACTGA
- a CDS encoding Era-like GTP-binding protein, with protein MGILTNLKDSISRAASTLFSEEDPKRIGIYGPPNAGKTTLANRIARDWTGDAVGPESHVPHETRRARRKENVEIERDGKKVTIDIVDTPGVTTKVDYTEFLEHDMEKEDAVRRSREATEGVAEAMHWLREDVDGVIYVLDSATDPFTQVNTMLIGIIESQDLPVLILANKIDLEDSSVQRIANAYPQHETIPLSALEGDNMDEVYDKIAEYFG; from the coding sequence ATGGGAATACTCACAAACCTCAAAGATAGCATTTCACGGGCAGCATCGACGCTGTTCTCCGAGGAAGATCCGAAGCGAATCGGCATCTACGGCCCGCCAAACGCGGGGAAGACGACGCTCGCGAACCGCATCGCTCGCGACTGGACTGGCGACGCGGTCGGCCCAGAGAGCCACGTCCCACACGAGACCCGCCGCGCGCGCCGGAAGGAGAACGTCGAGATCGAACGCGACGGCAAGAAGGTCACCATCGACATCGTCGACACGCCGGGCGTGACGACGAAGGTCGACTACACCGAGTTCCTCGAACACGACATGGAGAAGGAGGACGCCGTTCGGCGTTCCCGCGAGGCCACCGAAGGTGTCGCCGAAGCCATGCACTGGCTCCGCGAGGACGTCGACGGCGTCATCTACGTGCTCGACTCGGCGACCGACCCGTTCACCCAGGTCAACACGATGCTCATCGGCATCATCGAGAGCCAGGACCTCCCGGTGCTCATCCTGGCGAACAAGATCGACCTGGAGGACTCGTCGGTCCAGCGTATCGCCAACGCCTACCCACAGCACGAGACCATCCCGCTGTCGGCCCTCGAGGGCGACAACATGGACGAGGTCTACGACAAAATCGCGGAGTACTTCGGGTGA
- a CDS encoding DUF2073 domain-containing protein has translation MAEVKDPGDGVQIDLISGERMDGLTSMEKIRTILDGVRDGNIVILEEGLSPDEESRLIEVTMTEISPDEFNGIEIETYPKSEAADASILDRIMGKQSAKKLTVIGPANQIETLHKDETLISALVSRK, from the coding sequence ATGGCAGAAGTCAAAGACCCAGGCGACGGCGTGCAGATCGACCTCATCAGCGGCGAGCGGATGGACGGGCTCACGTCGATGGAGAAGATACGGACCATCCTCGACGGCGTCCGTGACGGCAACATCGTCATCCTCGAAGAGGGGCTCTCGCCCGACGAGGAGTCGCGACTCATCGAGGTGACGATGACCGAGATCAGCCCCGACGAGTTCAACGGTATCGAGATAGAGACCTACCCGAAATCCGAGGCCGCCGACGCGAGCATCCTGGACCGCATCATGGGCAAGCAGTCGGCCAAGAAGCTCACCGTCATCGGCCCGGCCAACCAAATCGAGACGCTCCACAAGGACGAAACCCTCATCAGCGCGCTCGTCTCCCGGAAATAA
- a CDS encoding OapC/ArvC family zinc-ribbon domain-containing protein, with the protein MPHQCTNCARVFEDGSKEMLSGCPDCGGNKFQFRPSGVDDSSPPDTDAEPPEPPGPDSSVARTVGKTAARVQDFVGGSGPEGAAGRTSPDTSSTGDSQATDDTAAPAASTAGDVDSEDAAQASARGDVVSPDELPSEPAAESGEEHRFQPVGADPDSEESDPEPDRPDLQELRKELNDQFESIKVLEPGQYELNLMELYDREEYIVALQEDGRYSIQVPDAIRNSKSE; encoded by the coding sequence ATGCCCCACCAGTGTACGAACTGTGCTCGCGTGTTCGAGGACGGCTCGAAGGAGATGCTGTCGGGCTGTCCGGACTGTGGCGGGAACAAGTTCCAGTTCCGGCCCAGCGGCGTCGACGACTCGTCGCCACCGGACACCGACGCAGAGCCCCCCGAACCGCCGGGTCCGGATAGCTCCGTCGCTCGTACCGTCGGCAAGACGGCTGCACGGGTCCAGGACTTCGTGGGCGGGTCCGGCCCGGAGGGGGCGGCCGGGCGTACCTCGCCAGATACATCGTCGACCGGAGACAGCCAGGCGACAGACGACACCGCCGCACCCGCTGCCTCGACGGCCGGTGACGTCGATAGCGAGGACGCCGCACAGGCGAGCGCCCGCGGGGACGTCGTCTCGCCCGACGAACTCCCGTCGGAGCCAGCGGCCGAATCGGGCGAGGAACACCGCTTCCAGCCCGTTGGAGCCGACCCGGACTCCGAAGAATCCGACCCGGAACCGGACCGACCGGACCTCCAGGAGCTCCGGAAGGAGCTCAACGACCAGTTCGAGTCCATCAAGGTGCTCGAACCCGGCCAGTACGAGCTCAACCTGATGGAGCTGTACGACCGCGAGGAGTACATCGTCGCGCTGCAGGAGGACGGCCGCTATTCCATCCAGGTCCCCGACGCCATTCGGAACTCGAAGTCGGAGTAG
- a CDS encoding amphi-Trp domain-containing protein, whose protein sequence is MPEEELFKTEKQMMRTDIARALRDAADEIESGDVHLVSDTDERSVTVPERPRFEVELERLTDSETGEQRYELEYEIRWTK, encoded by the coding sequence ATGCCAGAAGAAGAACTATTCAAGACCGAGAAACAGATGATGCGAACAGACATCGCCCGGGCGTTGCGTGATGCCGCGGACGAGATTGAATCGGGCGATGTCCATCTGGTGAGCGACACCGACGAACGGAGCGTTACCGTTCCCGAGCGTCCTCGATTCGAAGTCGAACTTGAACGGCTCACGGATTCGGAGACCGGAGAACAACGGTACGAACTCGAGTACGAGATAAGGTGGACGAAGTAG
- a CDS encoding CBS domain-containing protein — MPIEDLARSDTVTADPETPVVDLAATMAEENVGSVVITTDGTPVGIVTDRDLTVRVLGEGSDPTEQTAKDVMTDDLHTIEPRAGFYEAAELMAEQGIRRLPVSDGDTLTGIITVDDISELLADEQQHLGDIIRAQRPEY; from the coding sequence ATGCCAATCGAAGACCTCGCTCGAAGCGACACCGTCACAGCTGATCCTGAAACCCCTGTTGTCGACCTCGCAGCGACGATGGCCGAAGAGAACGTCGGGAGCGTCGTAATCACGACTGACGGGACGCCCGTCGGGATCGTCACGGATCGAGATCTGACCGTTCGCGTCCTCGGCGAAGGGAGCGACCCGACTGAGCAGACCGCCAAAGACGTGATGACCGACGACCTGCACACAATCGAACCCAGAGCCGGGTTCTACGAGGCGGCCGAGCTAATGGCCGAGCAGGGAATTCGACGCCTCCCCGTCTCTGATGGTGATACCCTCACCGGAATCATCACTGTTGACGATATCTCCGAGCTGCTCGCCGACGAACAACAACATCTCGGCGACATCATCCGTGCCCAGCGGCCCGAGTACTGA
- the mdh gene encoding malate dehydrogenase — protein sequence MTKVSVVGAAGTVGAAAGYNIALRDIADEVVLVDIPDKEEDTIGQAADTNHGIAYDSNTTVRQGGYEDTAGSDVVVITAGIPRQPGQTRIDLAGDNAPIMEDIQSSLDEHNDDYISLTTSNPVDLLNRHLYEAGDRPREHVIGFGGRLDSARFRYVLSERFDTPVGNVEATILGEHGDAQVPVFSKVRVDGADPDFSAEEREEILADLQASAMDVIERKGATEWGPARGVAHMVEAIVNDTGEVLPASVKLQGEFGHEDTAFGVPVKLGSDGVEEVVEWDLEDYEEELMTDAADKLAEQYAKIE from the coding sequence ATGACAAAGGTAAGCGTAGTCGGAGCCGCGGGCACCGTCGGTGCCGCTGCGGGCTACAACATCGCGCTTCGGGACATCGCAGACGAAGTCGTGCTGGTAGACATTCCGGACAAGGAAGAGGACACCATCGGGCAGGCGGCCGACACCAACCACGGCATCGCCTACGACTCGAACACGACGGTCCGACAGGGCGGCTACGAGGACACCGCCGGCTCGGACGTCGTCGTCATCACGGCCGGCATCCCGCGCCAGCCGGGCCAGACGCGCATCGACCTCGCGGGCGACAACGCCCCAATCATGGAGGACATCCAGTCCTCGCTCGACGAGCACAACGACGACTACATCTCGCTGACGACGTCGAACCCCGTCGACCTGCTCAACCGGCACCTCTACGAGGCCGGCGACCGACCGCGAGAGCACGTCATCGGCTTCGGCGGTCGACTCGACTCGGCGCGCTTCCGCTACGTGCTCTCGGAGCGCTTCGACACCCCCGTCGGGAACGTCGAGGCGACCATCCTGGGCGAACACGGCGACGCGCAGGTCCCGGTCTTCTCGAAGGTCCGTGTCGACGGCGCCGACCCCGACTTCTCGGCCGAGGAGCGCGAGGAGATTCTCGCCGACCTCCAGGCATCCGCGATGGACGTCATCGAGCGCAAGGGCGCCACCGAGTGGGGCCCGGCCCGCGGCGTCGCCCACATGGTCGAGGCCATCGTCAACGACACCGGCGAAGTCCTGCCGGCGTCGGTCAAACTGCAGGGCGAGTTCGGCCACGAGGACACCGCCTTCGGCGTCCCGGTCAAACTCGGCAGCGACGGCGTCGAAGAGGTCGTCGAGTGGGACCTCGAGGACTACGAGGAAGAGCTGATGACCGACGCGGCCGACAAGCTCGCAGAGCAGTACGCCAAGATCGAGTAA
- a CDS encoding Sjogren's syndrome/scleroderma autoantigen 1 family protein produces the protein MSDFDKEAEREKLREKFEAEEEKRQATEQMSELLLKGATMTNAHCSDCGDPVFRYDGQEFCPTCQKPITREPAEEGSEGDDGGDRIEVANPGDEARVQFGNQAESGNEGPDQPAERTEEPPQADESHPQPGSATGPRETVADSGVANPADQPAEVQTNGTTTESAAEGSQSIPSADPSVSSRTIDENDGVQGDVAAAERLLAQTLRQYSERAANTDNPRRAREHLEAAREAAEALDALQF, from the coding sequence ATGAGCGACTTCGACAAGGAAGCCGAACGCGAGAAACTCCGCGAGAAGTTCGAGGCCGAGGAGGAGAAGCGCCAGGCCACCGAGCAGATGAGCGAGCTGCTGTTGAAGGGGGCGACGATGACCAACGCCCACTGCAGCGACTGTGGCGACCCGGTGTTCCGCTACGACGGCCAGGAGTTCTGTCCGACCTGCCAGAAACCCATCACCAGAGAACCCGCCGAGGAGGGTTCCGAGGGCGACGACGGGGGCGACCGCATCGAGGTCGCGAACCCGGGCGACGAGGCCCGCGTCCAGTTCGGCAACCAGGCGGAATCGGGGAACGAGGGACCCGACCAGCCCGCCGAGCGCACCGAGGAACCACCTCAGGCCGACGAGAGCCACCCGCAGCCCGGGTCGGCCACCGGTCCACGTGAAACGGTGGCCGATTCCGGCGTGGCGAATCCCGCCGACCAGCCGGCGGAGGTGCAGACGAACGGCACAACCACCGAATCCGCAGCCGAGGGGTCCCAGTCGATTCCGTCCGCCGACCCCTCCGTTTCATCTAGAACGATTGACGAGAACGACGGTGTCCAGGGAGACGTCGCCGCAGCAGAGCGACTCCTCGCACAGACACTCCGGCAGTACTCCGAACGGGCGGCCAACACCGACAACCCCCGACGGGCTCGCGAACACCTCGAGGCGGCGCGCGAGGCGGCCGAGGCGCTCGACGCGCTCCAGTTCTAG
- a CDS encoding DEAD/DEAH box helicase, with amino-acid sequence MATTDAESGAEHLDRPLVTPGFLENRRYQVELAETASRDHALVCLPTGLGKTTVSLLVTADRLATVGGKSLMLAPTKPLVQQHAEFYREALEVADDDIVVFTGEVSPADRAALWEDARVVIATPQVVENDLVGNRISLAPVTHCTFDECHRATGDYAYNYIAERYHTDAENPLVTGMSASPGDDEEAILEVCENLGLSEVAVMTEDDADVDEYTHDTSVEWKRIELPEVVREIRDAINEVVADRLEKLRELGVTRKTSPDISEREIQGMQAELRTLMNNDQSEGYQGMSFLAEIRKLRTAVTYVETQSVESLVRYFERLKEAARSSGASKADQRLVNEPKIREAMRKANGYDDLHPKFRQTRMLLAETLGIENGERIIVFTESRDTAETLVEFLSAHFETEKFVGQSDTDGSEGMTQNEQQETLDRFRAGEFEVLVSTSVAEEGLDVPEVDLVLFYEPVPTAIRAIQRKGRTGRQAEGRVVVLLAEDTRDEAYFWKARNDQKRMENELNELKGVAGELEAQLDQTALDEYEDSEGDGTGDNGTDGARSETGGESERTGSDGQADLGAFAPEPGEAGDTEETDEKSESDADGTVAKPEGDDDAVQIVADQRELDSTIARDLSTREGIETRLETLAVGDYVLSDRVVVERKTVSDFLDTLTGGDRSMFEQVGDASRHYARPVVVIEGEDLYGARNVHHRAIQGALASLAVDFGASILRTSDEQETADLLAVVAEREQDVSEREVSVHGEKQSRTLPEQQEYVVAAIGEVGPVTARSLLEHFGSVEAVMTAAKEDLLEVAGVGEVTADRIRDVVGGEYGERD; translated from the coding sequence ATGGCGACCACCGATGCCGAGTCCGGTGCCGAGCACCTCGACCGGCCGCTCGTGACCCCGGGGTTCCTCGAGAACCGCCGGTACCAGGTCGAACTAGCCGAGACGGCCAGCCGCGACCACGCCCTGGTCTGTCTCCCGACCGGACTCGGCAAGACCACCGTCTCGCTGCTGGTGACCGCCGACCGGCTGGCCACCGTCGGCGGGAAGTCACTCATGCTGGCCCCGACCAAGCCGCTGGTCCAGCAACACGCCGAGTTCTACCGCGAAGCCCTCGAAGTGGCCGACGACGACATCGTCGTCTTCACCGGCGAGGTCAGCCCCGCCGACCGCGCCGCGCTGTGGGAGGACGCCCGCGTCGTCATCGCCACGCCGCAAGTCGTCGAGAACGACCTGGTGGGCAACCGTATCTCACTCGCTCCGGTCACGCACTGCACGTTCGACGAGTGTCACCGCGCGACCGGCGACTACGCCTACAACTACATCGCCGAGCGCTACCACACCGACGCCGAGAACCCGCTGGTGACCGGGATGAGCGCCTCGCCCGGCGACGACGAGGAGGCAATCCTCGAGGTGTGTGAGAACCTCGGGCTCTCCGAGGTCGCGGTGATGACCGAGGACGACGCCGACGTCGACGAGTACACCCACGACACGAGCGTCGAGTGGAAGCGCATCGAGTTGCCCGAGGTCGTCCGCGAGATTCGCGACGCCATCAACGAGGTCGTCGCGGACCGCCTGGAGAAACTTCGGGAGCTGGGCGTCACCCGGAAGACCTCGCCCGACATCTCCGAGCGCGAGATACAGGGGATGCAAGCCGAGTTGCGGACGCTGATGAACAACGACCAGAGCGAGGGGTACCAGGGGATGAGCTTCCTCGCGGAGATACGGAAACTGCGGACCGCCGTCACCTACGTCGAGACCCAGAGCGTCGAGTCGCTGGTCCGGTACTTCGAGCGCCTCAAGGAAGCGGCCCGCTCCTCGGGTGCGTCGAAGGCCGACCAGCGCCTGGTCAACGAGCCCAAGATACGCGAGGCGATGCGCAAAGCGAACGGGTACGACGACCTCCACCCGAAGTTCCGCCAGACGCGGATGTTGCTGGCCGAGACGCTGGGTATCGAGAACGGCGAGCGCATCATCGTCTTCACCGAGTCCCGGGACACCGCCGAGACGCTCGTCGAGTTCCTCTCGGCGCACTTCGAGACCGAGAAGTTCGTCGGCCAGAGCGACACCGACGGCAGCGAGGGGATGACACAGAACGAGCAGCAGGAGACGCTCGACCGCTTCCGAGCGGGGGAGTTCGAGGTGCTGGTCTCGACCTCCGTCGCCGAAGAGGGGCTGGATGTCCCCGAAGTCGACCTCGTGCTCTTCTACGAACCGGTCCCGACAGCGATTCGGGCCATCCAGCGCAAGGGCCGGACCGGACGGCAGGCCGAGGGACGCGTCGTCGTCCTGCTCGCCGAGGACACCCGCGACGAGGCGTACTTCTGGAAGGCCCGGAACGACCAGAAGCGGATGGAGAACGAACTGAACGAGCTGAAAGGCGTCGCCGGGGAACTCGAAGCACAGCTGGACCAGACGGCCCTCGACGAGTACGAGGACAGCGAGGGGGACGGGACCGGTGATAACGGGACTGACGGCGCTCGAAGTGAAACAGGGGGCGAGTCGGAACGTACTGGGAGCGACGGCCAGGCGGACCTCGGTGCGTTCGCGCCCGAGCCGGGCGAGGCAGGCGATACCGAGGAGACCGACGAGAAATCAGAGAGTGACGCCGATGGGACCGTCGCGAAACCCGAGGGCGACGACGACGCGGTGCAGATCGTGGCCGACCAGCGCGAACTCGACTCGACCATCGCCCGGGACCTCTCGACGCGCGAGGGCATCGAGACGCGCCTGGAGACCCTGGCCGTCGGTGACTACGTGCTCTCGGACCGGGTGGTCGTCGAGCGCAAGACCGTCTCTGACTTCCTCGATACGCTCACCGGCGGCGACCGCTCGATGTTCGAGCAGGTGGGGGACGCTTCGCGCCACTACGCCCGCCCGGTGGTCGTCATCGAGGGCGAGGACCTCTACGGGGCCCGGAACGTCCACCACCGGGCCATCCAGGGGGCGCTGGCCTCGCTCGCGGTCGACTTCGGCGCGTCTATCCTCCGGACCAGCGACGAACAGGAGACGGCGGACCTGCTCGCCGTCGTCGCGGAGCGCGAACAGGACGTCTCCGAACGGGAGGTGAGCGTTCACGGCGAGAAACAGTCACGGACGCTACCCGAGCAACAGGAGTACGTCGTCGCCGCCATCGGCGAGGTCGGCCCAGTCACCGCCCGGAGCCTGCTGGAGCACTTCGGGAGCGTCGAAGCCGTGATGACCGCCGCCAAGGAGGACCTGCTCGAGGTGGCGGGCGTCGGCGAGGTGACCGCCGACCGCATCCGCGACGTGGTCGGCGGCGAGTACGGCGAACGCGACTAG
- a CDS encoding dolichol kinase, which yields MADEVARRLVHASGSTVPLAHLFVPDLVTWTVVKVFLALAVAVVVVLEYVRLSIGLDWAIYDRLTREYEQDNPAGYALYVVGMAAVAWAVGFAGMTTAVAVPAMLMLTVGDPISGLLGSADASNVKQAWVLLVMFGVCTLLAAPFVRPVAAVLGGAAATFADGVKPRIAGYVVDDNLSIPVLGAAAMWAGVVLVPV from the coding sequence ATGGCCGACGAGGTCGCGCGACGACTCGTCCACGCCTCGGGGTCGACGGTCCCGCTGGCCCACCTGTTCGTCCCCGACCTCGTCACCTGGACCGTCGTGAAGGTGTTCCTGGCGCTCGCGGTGGCGGTCGTGGTCGTCCTCGAGTACGTGCGTCTCTCCATCGGCCTCGACTGGGCCATCTACGACCGGCTGACCCGCGAGTACGAACAAGACAACCCGGCCGGCTACGCGCTGTACGTGGTGGGGATGGCGGCCGTCGCCTGGGCCGTCGGATTCGCGGGGATGACCACCGCCGTCGCCGTCCCCGCGATGCTGATGCTCACCGTGGGCGACCCCATCAGCGGCCTGCTCGGCTCCGCGGACGCGAGCAACGTCAAGCAGGCGTGGGTCCTGCTGGTGATGTTCGGCGTCTGTACCCTCCTCGCGGCGCCGTTCGTCCGGCCCGTCGCAGCCGTCCTGGGTGGGGCCGCCGCCACCTTCGCCGACGGCGTCAAGCCACGCATCGCCGGCTACGTCGTCGACGACAATCTCTCGATTCCCGTTCTGGGGGCTGCGGCGATGTGGGCCGGCGTGGTGCTGGTCCCCGTCTGA